AATGTTGACTGTTAGGAGTAATCCAACTATTGTCGTGATTGTGGTTATCATAAATCCTTAACAATCTTGAAGAGGTTAAACAAATTTTGGTGGTCAAAGAgaatatttcaacaattttagTGAGAATTGAATAGATTCAATCAAAAACCGTAAGGAAGACAACAAAATAGTCCAAAATCAATTGTCTATTGAGCAAAATAGCATGGATAAGTGCTCTCAATGTCTTGAAGATTTAAATAAGGACTCTGCTTGTGGGAATAGTATAGTGAGTGGAGTAAAATTCTACTAACTAATCTGGATGAATTTAAAGAAGCACCTTCTGAAATTTAGTAAAATCTTGAACGTAATTTCTCCTATTGATCATTCATAGAAATGCAAATTTGTGATGCTAAAATTTGTACTAAAATACTTAGTATAGCCTTATACTTCCAAGGTGCATATCCAAATCTCCTTTTGTGGAGATTGATATATGACATGATTCTTCAACCACCTTGCTGTTTATTTGTCTTATTTATGCTTGCTTAGTTTgaactctttttcttgttctttttcttttttttggaggggggtAAGGAACTCTTGTTTTAATTACCTATGATATCAGCCAAgatactttttttcttcatttttgagGATGAATTCATTGATTAATGAGTTTGCCTatttgttgtttcttcttcctcgcctaatttgtcctctctctctctctagtttttcCCTAGTTTGTTGCTATCTGATTTCCCTTCGGATTTTATGATTCTGAACCAACCTTGCTATGCAATTTCATTCTATAAAATCAGTTGCTAACATATGTATCATACACCTAGTAAAAAGCTCCCCAAATTTTTAGTGATAGTGAATGACTGTGTATTGAATTATAGATTCCATGTCAATGCAATTGAGTTATTTACATGTAATGCATGTAGCAGCCACTCTCCTGCtatgcaaagaaaatattggcttGTGTGGAGCCACAAATACAGATTTGCTAAGTCATGATTCAATTTTACACCAAAGCTCCTTTGTTTAGCATTTGATGAAGCTGACTAGGTTTGACCCCAAAATGAAAAGTATTATGTTAACTACTTGCAGTTTTAGTCATAATCAAGAAATAAAGGtgcattggaagtcctaaaTCTTATATTTGAAATGTagttaagtcctaaaccttcaAATTGGTTTACTCaagttttaaatgtttttgaaaAAGCGTAATCAAGTTTTTTCAGTACACATAACTTAGATTGCCTATGCGGCAACCTCAAATTGCATTTGTTTGTAttaatttatgacttaattacatcaattgaaaggtttaggtttcaattgcacttttgatAAAGGTTTAAGAGTTTATTGcaccaattaaaaaatttatgactcgaTTGCATTTCATAAATACATTTTAGGACTTGTGGAACGATTTTCCTATCACAATATTTACAATTGACTTCAGTAATAGTGACAAAATGACTCCTAAAACTTATTCCGGTTTGGCATGTTTAagaactaaattttttttcctttattagtAAAACTTGTTCTGGTTCAGCATTGGAGTCTTTCCATAGCCCAAATTAGTTTCAGGAGAACGGAAAGTATATTTggcatttttcattgaattttcctttttttaattgtaaaaaatgtggtgctaatgtggtgatgccacataaaaaaaaaaaaaggtgaaaaaaattttaaaagtacaTATAAGAAAACAACGTGGGAGAAGGGGCGTCTCAAGCCTTTTGCACTGGCAAGGGCAACAACCTTGGGTCATGGCTAGGGCGCTGAACACCCTCGCCAAGTCATCAGCAGTTGCCAAACTTGGCTCTCGCCACCACGTGAGTGAGCGCActtgccctcacccaaattGGCAAGGGTGGTGATAGGCCATTGCTTGCTCATTGTGAGGGTTGCCTTAGCCTTCCTAGTTTGTAAGCGGGAAGGGAAGCTGTAGTGGCGCTCCCTATGCGGCCCTTCCCTCATTAATTGGCGATGTCTTCTAGgacctttttttatttccagtTTCATATTagtgctgattttttttttctaatttttagtattttcttaatttctttttttcaatttttcgatGTGGCAATAGTGAAACAGCTCCCTTTCTGCTTGAGGAAGCTCCATCATCTTGTCAAAGGCCATGCAAGActaaaattatgataaaaatgcagaatttctctatagaaaaagaagaagaagaaaaaagacagaCTTAACAAGTCTTGAAATGCATCAATTGtgtaaattttagaacttcaaTGCTGAACCAacacaagttttagaactcgtAGCGTCATTAACCCTTGATCTTACGTTGACCAATTTAGCATTTTCTAGACTCTAGATTAATTAAAAGTTGTTAATTGAAGCTTAGCCTCTCATTAATAGTTGTACTTCAGCTACAATTTAGTCTAAtacttgaaaaggaaagaaaaaaatattaagttttTGAAACTTATGAAAAAGTTTTGATATacatttcaaaatgtttataataaAGAAGTAGCTTTGAGATGTTTCTTatttgagatcaaagatatgtaaaagaaaatgataagttaTCATAAGTCACCCCACATATCGTTACATTGTATTAGCTCAAACCATTAGGATAACAAACTAGATATGCCATTAAAGAAGAATGAGTGCAAACCTTTTTGACAAGTAAAAGCGGTTGTTGTGTTGGAATGCTGCCCTCTAGTTTTCTACGACTTGCATCTCCTAAAATCAACTCCACAGCTTTACAATCTTCAATAGTAAACTCTTTCAAGGAGGGCCACTCTGAAATATGCTTCCCTTGGCAGAAACTTCTGAGTTTTGGCATGTTGTGAAGATATAGAGTGACAAGTTGAGGAAttacaattttatcaattgcTTCTTCAggtttctcctcttctttggcGACAATGTACTCCATCTCTCCACAACCACTGAGACCAAGATATTGGAGTTGTCCTAGACTTTTTGCCATAGACATTGTAAAAAGGTTTCTCAGACATTGACACTCCTCAATTGTCAAGGACTCCATACAGTGAAGTAGCCTCTTCCACATGGATGATGGAATCACATTCATTAGGTTATGACACTGCTTCACCTTGAGGACCTTTAGACGGAAAAAGGATTCCGCAAGGATTTTATTGTTCCATAGTTCTTTGTGTTGAACTCCCTCAACATGTAGCTCTTCTAACTTCGGCATTGCAAGCTACAAATATACAGAGATAAACGAAAGATAGGCAAAATTGCTTAGGGCCAAAGCactaaaaacaaataaaaataactaatcAGATAAATCAGGATATGATACCTTCTCATCAAATAGAGGATATAACCCATCACCAGCACAACTCTCTAAACTAAAACAAATCAAACTCTTAAGGTCACCAAGCTTGAGTTTGGTTAAATGATGGAACTTGAATGTCTCTATggttttcccttttccttctttcatcGCAATTATGCCCCGTAGATTATTGCAACAGGAAACATCAAGCACTTCAAGTTCATGAAGAGTTTTGGCCGTGGCACTTGAGAAGAGATATGACAAACTATGACAATGCCTCACGTTCACTTCCCTCAGACTAGGAAATGCCAAGGTTACTTTGCACTCACTCTTCAAAATGTCTGTTAGCCTTGGTAGATTCaacaacttcattttttttaatgcagaGAGTTCCaatggctttttccttttctcggACTTGAGACATACTGGTTCAAATAATGCTTCCAAGGAGCGACATCCGACCACCTCAATTTTATTTAGGCTCTGCAACCTGTCCATTGAATATGATGGAaaaacatgtgacaaattttcgCAAAGTTCAACAGAGAGGGATGCAAGTTTGTAGAAGGACCGTTCGTGGAGCTGATTATGCCATATTCTCTTTAATTGGCACATGGATGAAAGCTTTAATTCCtccaagcttggaaaaagaacttgCGTAGAAACATTTTATATGTAGAATAACTAAAATTTTGTATGGAATTTTATTATGTTGGATAATTTCGGGGCACTTTGGGAATGACAACAGCATGAGTTAGTTTTCCACCATGAACTACCAAACTTTTGGTACAGAATAATGATCCGGTTTCTACtaaatttctttatttactaGAACTAGAAGAATGACTAACAAAAAATACCATAGATGCTTACCTTTTCATTGAAAAAGCCAAGCAAGGATGAGGTAGAGTCGATACAACCAAATGCTTGTTGTAAATCTATATTAGCTGTAGTAGACTGTTGCCTTCCTTTGAATGAACAGAATGTCATCATTTTGGGGCATTGAGATATCGTTAGTCTTGTTAAGGATGGACAGTGAATACAGTACTTTCCATAAGAGAATGTCCTCAGATTTAGCAATTCCTCAAGAGACAAGGAGGTTAACAAAGGGAACTCTAAAGTGTCACTAGTTGCAGCTTCCtccaattcttcttcttgcacatcaataatttcttccaTTAATTTACAACTcgctatttctatttcttttatttgtcgGAGTGCTttagccatggaagaagaaaaaagaaacctcaAGTTCTCACAATTTTGCACTTTTAGTGCCCTCAAGTTTTGGAAACACATTGTTCTTTGTGGATTTTTGCTCCATATTCGTCCCAAACTTGGTAAGTCACTCAGGGTTAATTCTCTCAATCGCAATAGAATCTCAACTTCCCCATTTGTTGTCAATCCTTCAAGGTCGAATAATTCTTGGATTAACTGACATCTTTCAATGGTGATGGCTTCCAAATTCTAATCTTGTCAGCTTTGATTATGCAAGGGGTGAgtaaaaaaatgccacattatATCTCTCATAACAATGCTTTTATctaaaaatacaattttctttatgaaataataataaagtaaataaaactCATACtatgaaataagaaaatttagagataatttggaagaaaaaagttgagtagtgatttttgaattttaacttattctcctttaaaatttatcaactttACACTTACTTGTCAtttaccttttgtttttttggactttttatATACAATAATAAGAGTGAATTTATAGTCCCTGAATTATTGAGGTTATTAAATTTACCCTTACAGTTTGTGCTTTCTACCTAAATTTTCCCAATTCATGGTATAGGCTCTTGTTAGTCGTTAAATGTGATTATAAATATTTCATAGACTATGATTTTATATAATACCTCAAAACgaattattttaaagaaatactGAATAGTCatgaactaaattaacaaacaGATAAAAACTATACTTATAATTGATTTAAAAGGTGTAATTTGAGCCTGgcatttttttcaaagtattaaaaaaaaaatctcttatcaaaagattgaaaagtaaaaagttattgtaaattataagaaatactgaattaaagaaaaaatttgttGTTCCCCATGCATAGCACTATAGGATCCATTATTTTCTAACATAGTAATGCGAAATACATAAACCATCGGTctgaaagtcaaaaaaaaaaaaaaaatggttcacCACTGTTAGATCCATGGTTGGCCATAAGAAACATAAACTGACCCCAACAGCACCTTATGGGCATAAATGTTAACTTCATTAAAGGAATTAAATTACCTATATAAGAACCTAAGATGTGCGTCCTTATCAAAGAGCTAATTCAtgtggaaaattttatttatgtaGCCAAGAAAATGAATTGCTTAATTGAGTAAATGACTTTTATCAAGCATCATGCTTTTGAGGTTTGGCTCAcatgaaaatatcattttaaaaataatttaaaaagggtttccatttttttttttatactgaCAGAACATTAAAGCAATTGTTAAATTAAAGCAATATGCACAAATGAATGTTAGATGTGTTTCTAATCAACGCTTTCGAGCAATATcttattacaaaaaagaaatttaaacaTGTCCAGCGCACATAAATTCTACTAGTAATATTAGAAAAGTGGGCAGATCAAAGATCTGTGGTAGATTTGATCACcactgaaaataaaatgttagaACAATAGCttaatcaaatgaaatattgaaattaaacaaaatgaaaaaaaaattattctaacaTCTCATTGAAGGACCAAGGTTACAAAAGCAATTTGGACTATCGAATATACATATATTTAGCATTTTTCATTTGTAATCACAAATAGTTCATAAAATCATTTAACAAATAAGTTCAAGTATAATGGAACTTTGTTCATTTGATAATGGAACCCACAATTCCACAAAGGTCCATTTACCTACCACAACTCTTTACAATcattgagggaaaaaaaagcaaCTTAAGTTCTCAACTACTCTAACGCTGATGTACTTACgattaaaattacaaaatttataattaattaatttgatggTGTTGTAGTGACACAGTCAGAAAGGTAGTTAAATTCACctattgaaattttctttctttcagtTTAATCAATCAGATATGACAGAATTCAACCTATGTccatttattattaaataaaggtCATAAAAATTATATAGGTCGTGTATACTTCCTTCAGTTTATGAATATATCCATAAATGTTTGTGTATACATATTCGATTTTACCATTAAGCAATGATaaactttgaaattatttaaaaaatctatGCATCGTACGTCACCTTTTTAACCATGTTGATAACATAACACAAACAAAGTGAGATGTAATTAACTAATGTATAAATGTTTTTATGTATTCACATGTCAAATATcaattccattttaaaaattaaattattgtttGTCTTAATTATTCTGGAAACAAAATCTCATAAGCAAAGTAAAAAATCCTATTATATTCACATATCCATTTAAATCTCAAAAAGAATATACCTGTTGTTCATAGAAGAAATCGAATAAATGATCCGCAGTTTTACAGAAGCTCGTCATCTTTGGCAAGTTTCGTAATGTCAGCCTACGCAATTTGCATGACTTCACTTTGGTATCATCATCTATTTCATCTCCATCTTCATTGCCTCCCATCTGCGACAATTTGCTGCATCAAGTGGCACTTGCTTATTTCAATCTCTTCGAGCTGTGATAATATTCTCTTCATGGAGAAAGGAAACAAATGTTTGATTTCACCACAGTTATCCACTTTCACAATCTTTAATTTGCTGAAGGATTCTAGGGAAAAGACAGCCACGACAAATCTTCTCCAAGTTGTTCAGATTCTTGAGAATAAAGATTCCAATCTCGTAAATGCAATGCACTGGACATTCTCTGTGGAAGTGAACAACACTGAAGTGAGGTGCTATTTTGTATGTGAAGATTCTTCAATTGCTGAAAACCTTCGACACACAAATCATGAATGCTACCATTGCCATCTTGCAATTCATCCAAGTGGAGATCTTGCGCTCTCTGCAAACATCTCAGCACCcaatcttcaagaagaagattGCATGAATCCAGCTTGAGCTTTAAAGTTCTGGATTCTTTATATTCACCCGACCAATCCCAAACTCTCCCAATTTGGATTTTATATTTGTTCAGTTTCCCAAATGGCAAGTCTGTTGAAAGATTGACAGATTGAGGAATGGCAATGCATAGAGTGctcaaaattttcatgtttttcaaCTCAGCCAGGCTGGCATTGCTTGGCGGTGCTTCATCCTCAGCCTCCCACTGATCAAACTGTCTTCCATATACAGttcttctaaattaaccaagcttTTGAGCACACCTGGTTCAATAACTTTGAGCCAGTGCACTGTCaagtccaaaaatctcaattctgtTAATTCACCTATTTCTTTGGGCAGTCGAGGGATTGCTGATTTGAAGAAACTTAGGAATTGCAATCTTTTTAGCTTTCCAAGAACAGTTACATCCTCTAGATGGCAGTCATCAAGACATAAGGACTTGAGGTTTCCAAGGAGCTCAATCGATGGGGGTAGAGAAGTGAAAGATAAGCCAGTAATGTCCAAGACTTGGAGCTTCTCCATAGACTCAAAAAATGACTCGGGAATTTTGAGAGACTGGTTGTGTTCGGCTAGTAGAAGCATCCTCAAGTTTGGGCAATCCAAATTTTTAGGAAGCTCATCAATGCCAACCAATAAGAAGGATATTGCGGTGCATTCTCTGAGCTCATGCGTTGACCATTCTTTAAACCCAAAATCCTTCCTCCCGACCAAGGCGTTCCATTCCGTGGACAAAATAGAGATGGTCGCATCAACAAATATGTCATGCATTCTAAACTTTTCCGTGTCATTACTATCTAGTAACAAAGAAGAGTCCTGCAGGCTATGTAGATCCAtaatcaacctatctctagcATTTTCGAGGGTGttgctgaattttttaaataaacccAAACCCATGCAGTAGATAAAGTTATCCCTAAGTGAAATTCTCCCAGACTCTAGAGCACAAATCAGGAACAATGATCTAATCCTCTCATCTTTTAAGTCATTGTAATTTGTTTCCACTAGTGATTTTACATTCGACACATCTATATAGGTCGAAGCATTCCTCCATGCAGCCAAATCTTCGTGCTTCAACCTTTTTGCCAACGAAACAATCAAAAGTggcaagcctccacaattctTGACCACTCTCCTCACCAAGCTTGTAAACTCGGGATTCTTAACTTTGTCCCCCACTATCCTTTCGAAAAGTCTCTGTGCTTCTCCATCCTCCAACTCATTGAGTTGGAATTGTTGGTTAGAGCACATGTCAATGCGCAAAACATCTCGGTATCTAGACGTTAGCAATAGTTTACAGCCTCTTACTTTATTATCATCTCCACAAGGGATTCCAACTTCCTTCAACTCAAGCTTCTCCcacaaattatctaaaattatgagaatatttttctcattatcACTCTCTAACCTCTTACGTAAACAATTAGCTCTACCATATGTAGTTTTCTCATTCATTAGCTTCAAGCCCAATGCGTGAGCGATTTCTCCCTGAATTCTTTTTAGGTCTGGACTTCGTGATATATTTGCCTTGGCAACCACGTCGTACAGCTTTTGTTCCTTAATTTGCCTTTCCACATCCTCCAAAAGCTTGGATTTGCCAACTCCACCTGCTCCCCACACCCCAATCGCACAGACCTTGTCATCAACTATAGCCCTCATTACATCCTCCATGATTTTGGCCCTGGACTCTGGGAGATCTTCTTTGTTGTAAGTGGTAGCACTGGCAATTCCTATCGGAGAACTCTCATAGTAGACCTTCTGGAATTTATTATTTGGGCTTTTCTCTTGGAGTCCCAGAATGACTTTAGTTATCTTCTTTACCTTCCTGCCAATTGGATGGCGCACCACGGGATTGGGAAGCCACCCACAGAAGCAAGCATTGTTTGCACTTTCACCTTGTTTTAACAGGTTTTGTGCTTCAATCAGCCTCCTTCTCACACTTCAGCCAATTCTCAACATCGGTGTATATGGGTTTTCCGTTATTCTTGGCATCTTGGACGTCGTGCTGCACCCTTTCCCATGCAATCTCTAGCTCCTTGACTCCATTTTTCAGATCTTCGACGTAGCACTTGTAGCACAGCACGTACCCAAACTGGCGTCCAATAGGAGCAAACAGACACTCGCCGAGTTTCGACAAAAGATTGGATGCAACAGGGTAAGCAATTGCCTCGGCCATaatctcttctttattttttagaatttccttttctccccctcttttgttccttttcttgttgCCTCCTTTTATTAGAACTAACCAGTTAGAACTGTGAAacaaaaccagagagagagagagagagcgcctGGAGTGAACGGAAGCAAGAGCGATGTAAATAAACAGAGACTGAGGAATATCAGCAAGAGCAACACAGAACGTAGAGTTATTTGGGTATAAACTTGGTCGCTCAATGATGGCTCACCGTGCTCGGTGCACTTAAGTAACCCGTTAATGGTTTACGTGGAGAACTTGCAGATGATCTTACGAGGGCAAGCAACACGCTACTGGTCTACCGTGTGAACTGGAAgcctaaatttctttttcattttttgttcctgtTGTCCATGTTTTCTTTCATACTAGTTCAACAGCTGTCGATTCTTTTGAATATTGACAGTCAAAATCATTTAGGACTTTCTCTCAATATTTCAAATCTTAAaacatttcttttcattttcatgattttgcaagaaagcaATAAGCAGAGGTTACAAATTAAAAGATACCATGTACATCTTAGGTAGCTAATAATTGTTTTGATATTTGTACCATCCACCACTTGTTTTGATAACTAGTACTTCTTAGAGCTAAACAGATGCCGTCTCACCCATAAAGTAAAAgagaatttatttaaaatgactACATCTAAATATGAGATATTCATAATATTGCACCAagtaaaaattttgattctgttactttattttaaataaaataaatagggTAGGGTTATTTTTACCTCCTCTTTCGCTTggtataaatattttattattaatttaccAAAATGACTTGATGTTCAGAAACAAGGGCAATCACTAATTCGACCAACTTTTTTTTCGCTCTCATCTCCTCTTCGCCTTCTATGTTTATTGTTAATTGACTAAAAAATCCTCCTAtctttgaaaatcaattaatcattAATTAAACATACCTTTTGTAATTTTGCATGGATTAAGTTCTGTGAAATTGTTAAGTTTGTAATTTTGGTTAATAAAATACTGCTTTACTTAGACTGTTAATCTTTTAATGTAGCTTTTCTATTCATCTTAATTGTAATGGGATGGCGCTAAGTCATTTTTATACTGAGAAGTGCTGACTCCTACTTTTTGATTTGAGCAAAGTTGCATTGTCCAAACTCTCCTCTTGCATTGTTCGTCAACAAACAACTTGTAATTAATATAATGATTAACTGAGAAATGTATGATATTAGTGAAAACTGATGAGGCAGAAATCATCACGTGTTTCTGTCCCATTTGCCCAGATAAATTATTGCAAATGACCGtcggaaaaagacaaaaaaacaagGCAACGTAAAATCATGAATTTATCATCAAAGTTGCAACTAAGGAGTTGATTAGTCAAGAAATATTAGAGGGAAGCGAAATGATGAAGGGGAACAGGTATCTCGATCCCCCTTGAGACGTTTTTCAACCTGAGCCGAGACGGAGTTGGTTGTTTCGGACTTGTTGGCGGCGACTGACCTGAACgtccttcttttttcattttcttttattgaccATTCTACTGTGACTTGGACATAGGAAGTTGTTAATAAAGAGAGTTGGGGCTAAGTGGTCATGGTGAGATGGAGTGTCGTTCGGAGTTCTCACATAAACGGCGGGTCAAtccagacaaaaaaaaatttgtgttgaCATCAGTGGGGTCAAATTAATTTTACTTTCTAAAATTGTCCAAGAAAAGCACGTATTCTCTCACTGCTTccacctttttgttttgttttttctttttaatgttctCTTTGATAAGAAttaattgtttgcttttttaatgattaaaaaaaaaaacatgtgaggcatatgtcacgggccgatcgatcaactctcgatcaactctcgattcacccgtgcggccttaaggttttaccctaagcagcctttctcacactcgactcacaacgaacttctagagagataaacacttgatgagagagaagctctggattttcatatatgttgtgaatgagttacaatgagggaggacacccctttatatacaagtatacaGCAAACCCTAcccgtagatctcccttagatctaacggtggagattgcacctccccatctaccaaccacTTGCATTCATAGCTAACTACCAGCTATATGCTTTTATGGCCAACTACCAACTACTCGCATTTATAATGTATGCGTACAAATACGGTATCACCCGCCCCTAGGAGAATACTGTACATCTCGGGAACATAGGTCGAGGGTCATCACGTGTCACGCCCGTGCcatggaaacctcttggacatgctaactttcgggccgtgacattctccccccaCCTAATCGGGCGACGCCCTCGTCGCGTCTTCGGCATGGAAATCTTCTATCTCTTTTTTGAACTGCCAAAGACTCTCCTCGGGCTCCCAAGCGGCTTCGCTCTCTGGAAGACCTTTCCATCGGATCATATATTCGCGCTTGGGTGCACAATACCGTTTCCGTATGACTCGGTCCGCCAAGATGCTCTCGACTTCCCGATCATACGAGGTCTTTGCCCCGAG
Above is a window of Eucalyptus grandis isolate ANBG69807.140 chromosome 9, ASM1654582v1, whole genome shotgun sequence DNA encoding:
- the LOC120288366 gene encoding probable disease resistance protein At4g27220, giving the protein MAEAIAYPVASNLLSKLGECLFAPIGRQFGYVLCYKCYVEDLKNGVKELEIAWERVQHDVQDAKNNGKPIYTDVENWLKCESANNACFCGWLPNPVVRHPIGRKVKKITKVILGLQEKSPNNKFQKVYYESSPIGIASATTYNKEDLPESRAKIMEDVMRAIVDDKVCAIGVWGAGGVGKSKLLEDVERQIKEQKLYDVVAKANISRSPDLKRIQGEIAHALGLKLMNEKTTYGRANCLRKRLESDNEKNILIILDNLWEKLELKEVGIPCGDDNKVRGCKLLLTSRYRDVLRIDMCSNQQFQLNELEDGEAQRLFERIVGDKVKNPEFTSLVRRVVKNCGGLPLLIVSLAKRLKHEDLAAWRNASTYIDVSNVKSLVETNYNDLKDERIRSLFLICALESGRISLRDNFIYCMGLGLFKKFSNTLENARDRLIMDLHSLQDSSLLLDSNDTEKFRMHDIFVDATISILSTEWNALVGRKDFGFKEWSTHELRECTAISFLLVGIDELPKNLDCPNLRMLLLAEHNQSLKIPESFFESMEKLQVLDITGLSFTSLPPSIELLGNLKSLCLDDCHLEDVTVLGKLKRLQFLSFFKSAIPRLPKEIGELTELRFLDLTVHWLKVIEPGVLKSLVNLEELYMEDSLISGRLRMKHRQAMPAWLS